The DNA sequence ACTTTATATTTTATCCAGGTTTCAATTACATCTTCAGTGAACACATCGCCTTTCAACAAATATTCATGATCGTTCGCCAGAGCTTTTATTGCTTCATTCAAACTTCCCGGTGTTGATGGAACATTTTTTAGTTCTTCAGGCGGCATATCGTAGATGTCTTTATCTAAAGGATCGCCAGGATCTATTCTATTAATTATGCCATCAAGGCCAGCCATGAGCATTGCAGAAAATGCAAGATAAGGATTAGCTGAAGGATCAGGACATCGGAACTCAACTCTTTTTGCTTTAGGACTTGTAGAGTACATTGGAATTCTAACGGCTGCACTTCTATTCCTTTGTGAGTATGCAAGATTCACAGGTGCTTCAAATCCCGGTACCAATCTTTTATAAGAGTTAGTAGTTGGGTTTGCAAAAGCACAAAGTGAGGCTGCATGTTTTAAAAGTCCGCCAATGAAATAAAGTGCATCTTCACTTAAGCCAGCATAGCCTGGGCCAGCAAAAAGTGGTTTACCTTTTTTCCACAAGCTTGTGTGCACATGCATCCCGCTGCCATTATCTCCTTGAATCGGTTTGGGCATATAAGTAACAGTCTTGTTCCACTTCTTCGCTGTATTCTTAATAATGTATTTAAACATCAAAAGTTGATCGGCAGCTTTAACCAGCGGTGAAAAACGTAAATCAATTTCGCATTGACCACCACTTGCAACTTCGTGGTGCTGAGCTTCTACATCAATACCGCAATCAATTAAATTATTTACCATTGCATTTCGTAAATCCATTAATGCGTCTGTCGGCGGAACAGGAAAATATCCTTCTTTATATCTCGGCTTGTATCCGAGATTCGGATTTTCTTCTCTGCCAGTATTCCACCTGCCTTCAACTGAATCAACGTGATAAAAACTTCCGTTGGGTTTCGAATCGAATCTCACATCATCAAAAATAAAAAACTCGGCTTCGGGTCCATAATAAACGGTATCAGCAATTCCTGTCGACTTCAGATGAGCTTCTGCCTTCTGCGCGATATTTCTTGGACAGCGAGAATATTTTTCCTTTGTTGCAGGTTCATAGACATCACAAATCAGACGTGCTGGCGGGGATTCAATGAACGGATCGAAGAATAAAGTATTTGGATCAGGAATAATAAGCATATCACTTTCGTTTATTGCTTTCCAGCCTCTTATTGATGAACCGTCAAATCCGTATCCATCTACAAAAGAATCTGCATCAAACTGACTTACAGGTACTGTAAAATGCTGCCACTGTCCTGGAAAGTCCATAAATTTTAAATCAACGAATTTGATTTTTTTTGTCTTGATAAAGCTGAGCACATTATCAATAGCGCTCGGGGTTTTAGCCATGTTATTAACCTTTTATTTATTATTGAATATTAATTGATGTTGTTTCTTTTATTGTAGAAAGTACATAAGTTGTTTTTGTTCCAGTGACACCGGGCCAGGTTTGAATTTCACTAAGTAGCTTTTCTAACGCCTCAGTATTCTTCACACAAACTTTCAGTAAGTGCGAACCTTCACCCAAAACTGAATAACATTCAAGAATGTGTGGATGTTTTTCTACATGTTTGATCAAATCCTTATAATGCTTTGAAGAATCCATCATAACAAGTATGAAAGCCAGGATATCATAACCGAATGCCTGTCTGTTGACTTTTGTATAATACCCTTCGATGATATTGTTATCTTCAAGTTTTTTTAATCTATCACTTACTGAAGGAACGGATAGTTGAACCTGATCAGCTAATTCATTTCGTTTTGTTCGACCATTCTGCTGAAGTGTTCTTAGTATTTTTAAATCCAGTTCGTCGAGCATAAAACCTTAATAATTTAGGAATATTCAAATTATTACCTTCGAAAATAAGTTTAGACAACATTTATTCCAAATTATATTTGGGATTTTATAAGATTATCCCGTAAATCAGTGGGTCAAATTGAGAAATTGTATTACTTTGTTAATCCGAAGGGAGTAAAGGCTAATTTGTTCTTTTTGACTTCATCGAAAAGAACAAGATTTCTACGTGGTCTGTCTTGCAATTTATGATAGAGGTGATATTGAACTGCTGCATGATTTACCGACTTAACTTGAATCCCGGAAAGTTCAAGTCTGAACTGAACATCCGAGTCTTCTCCGATGGAAGGTGCTTCATATCTTTCATCGAAGCCATTTATTTTGATAAGATCTTTTTTGAATAAAGAGAAATTGCAGCCGAGTAACCCTCTATTTTTCTTGTTTAAAAAACTCAATAATAATTTGTTCCGGATGTAAATACCTTTTTCTACATCGACGGAATTACCAAATATCCCGTCCAGAGCTTGCATAAAAAATTTTTTTTCCAGATAGCCTTCGCGAACATTTTGTTCTGAAAGAATGTATGTAATTTTTTGAGAGAGGTTTACCCTTCTTCCTGTGAGTGCTATATTCTTCCATGCAAAATTCAAGTGACCTTCGACGAATTCACGGTGAGGGACACAATCTGCATCGATAAATATCAAATAGTCGGACTCGGCTTCGTTAATTGCTTTGTTTAATATTTTATTTTTTCTAAACCCTTTGTCTTCCTGCCAGATATGTTTTATCGGGAATGAATATGTAGCTTTTATTTTGTTAATCTCTGCAACCACATTTTCTTTTGAGCCGTCATCAGCAATTATAAGTTCAAAGTCTTTTGTGGTTTGCCTTTCAAATCCTGTAAGAACAAGTTTCAGATAATCGATCTTGTTGTAGAATGCTGCAATGACTGAGGCCTTATTCATCGGGGGAAAGATCCTCACTAAGTTTCTTCTTCAGGTTTCGTTTGTTCTTCTTTCTATCGTATGCTTTCGGATTTTTCTCAACTTTTGGCGGTTTTTGCGGAACAGGAATCCGCTTTGCTTTTTTCTTTATTTTGATTTTACTTTTCTTCAACTTAAAAAAAATCGTTTGTGAACCTTCCTGCTGTCAGCAGATTCGTAGCAGAAGAACAAGCCACGAGCAAAAATTAAAATATTGCATAAATAAAAGGAGCTAATGCCGATCCTTGTGTTAAAATAATTAATCCTCCGAGAAGAAGAAGTAGAATAAGTATCGGTGCAAGCCACCATTTTTTTCTTACTTTAAGAAAATCCCAGAGTTCAGATAATATTGAAAGTTTGCTCATAATTATTTCCTAAAATTGTCTTTCGTAATCTATTTGTTTTTTCTGAATGATTGAACGCTTTTCCCAGTAGGTCTTTGCTGACCTGTCATATTTTAGATCCATAAATTTCTTCCCAAAAATTTTTGCAAGAAATCCGATTGGGGTAATAACAAGATAAAATAAAGTAGTCAGTATCACTCTCGTCATAATATAACCGAGGATTATCGCCAAGCCCATCCAAAGCTTATTGAGAGGTTTAAGCAATTGAGGGAATAATATTCCGAGAAGGATTAATAATCCTCCAATTACCGTGAAATAAATCTCCGAGGGTTTTTCAAAGTAAAAAATAAGTGCTCCAATCGCTACTAATACAATACCAAC is a window from the bacterium genome containing:
- the glnA gene encoding type I glutamate--ammonia ligase, yielding MAKTPSAIDNVLSFIKTKKIKFVDLKFMDFPGQWQHFTVPVSQFDADSFVDGYGFDGSSIRGWKAINESDMLIIPDPNTLFFDPFIESPPARLICDVYEPATKEKYSRCPRNIAQKAEAHLKSTGIADTVYYGPEAEFFIFDDVRFDSKPNGSFYHVDSVEGRWNTGREENPNLGYKPRYKEGYFPVPPTDALMDLRNAMVNNLIDCGIDVEAQHHEVASGGQCEIDLRFSPLVKAADQLLMFKYIIKNTAKKWNKTVTYMPKPIQGDNGSGMHVHTSLWKKGKPLFAGPGYAGLSEDALYFIGGLLKHAASLCAFANPTTNSYKRLVPGFEAPVNLAYSQRNRSAAVRIPMYSTSPKAKRVEFRCPDPSANPYLAFSAMLMAGLDGIINRIDPGDPLDKDIYDMPPEELKNVPSTPGSLNEAIKALANDHEYLLKGDVFTEDVIETWIKYKVEKEIKPMALQPHPFEFGMYYDV
- a CDS encoding glycosyltransferase → MNKASVIAAFYNKIDYLKLVLTGFERQTTKDFELIIADDGSKENVVAEINKIKATYSFPIKHIWQEDKGFRKNKILNKAINEAESDYLIFIDADCVPHREFVEGHLNFAWKNIALTGRRVNLSQKITYILSEQNVREGYLEKKFFMQALDGIFGNSVDVEKGIYIRNKLLLSFLNKKNRGLLGCNFSLFKKDLIKINGFDERYEAPSIGEDSDVQFRLELSGIQVKSVNHAAVQYHLYHKLQDRPRRNLVLFDEVKKNKLAFTPFGLTK
- a CDS encoding Lrp/AsnC family transcriptional regulator, with amino-acid sequence MLDELDLKILRTLQQNGRTKRNELADQVQLSVPSVSDRLKKLEDNNIIEGYYTKVNRQAFGYDILAFILVMMDSSKHYKDLIKHVEKHPHILECYSVLGEGSHLLKVCVKNTEALEKLLSEIQTWPGVTGTKTTYVLSTIKETTSINIQ